In Nakamurella antarctica, the following are encoded in one genomic region:
- a CDS encoding maleylpyruvate isomerase N-terminal domain-containing protein: MDTPAAQAFGSAAHRFLEVSACATGHYDSPGLGEWSVRDLLGHTSRSLSTVETYLGTASSDPDAVDLADAVAYYLATAGALADTAAVAQRGRDAGAALGADPLATLSALVLRVPELVWAAPATALVRTPFGTMTLEGYLPTRTLELTVHTCDLAAALGVTADVPQAAAAEAFAVIGGLAAAQGTASAALLALTGRSSLPAGYSVL, from the coding sequence ATGGACACCCCCGCGGCTCAAGCCTTCGGAAGTGCCGCTCACCGGTTCCTGGAAGTTAGTGCCTGCGCAACAGGTCACTACGATTCCCCAGGCCTGGGTGAATGGTCCGTGCGTGACCTGCTGGGGCACACCAGTCGATCGCTGTCGACGGTCGAGACCTACCTCGGTACCGCCAGCTCCGACCCCGATGCGGTGGACCTGGCCGATGCTGTCGCCTATTACTTGGCCACCGCCGGTGCCCTGGCTGACACCGCAGCAGTGGCCCAGCGTGGACGTGACGCCGGCGCTGCCCTCGGCGCGGATCCTCTCGCCACGCTGAGCGCGTTGGTGCTCCGGGTACCAGAGCTGGTTTGGGCCGCTCCAGCTACCGCCCTGGTGCGCACTCCGTTCGGGACAATGACCCTGGAGGGCTACCTCCCGACCCGCACTCTCGAGCTGACGGTGCATACCTGCGACCTGGCCGCCGCCCTCGGCGTCACCGCAGACGTCCCCCAGGCGGCCGCCGCTGAAGCGTTCGCGGTCATCGGTGGTCTGGCGGCAGCGCAGGGAACAGCGTCCGCGGCACTGCTCGCCTTGACCGGCCGTAGTTCTTTGCCAGCCGGCTACTCGGTTCTTTGA
- a CDS encoding recombinase family protein, with product MLELSKQLQNRGIDLVVLDQGIDTSTSVGRMFFQILGSIAEFEHALMSEGTRDGLAAARSRHVAGIDILGV from the coding sequence TTGCTCGAACTGTCCAAACAACTCCAGAATCGCGGAATCGACCTGGTCGTTCTGGACCAAGGCATCGACACCTCCACCTCCGTCGGCCGAATGTTCTTCCAAATACTGGGCTCGATAGCCGAGTTCGAACATGCCCTGATGTCAGAGGGAACCCGGGACGGCCTAGCCGCGGCTCGGTCTCGACATGTGGCCGGGATCGACATACTTGGGGTGTGA
- a CDS encoding IS256 family transposase — protein sequence MIDKEVRESRRRSQREGVAALEATGALDDLYARIDAGDVQFDGRDGLIQQLIKAGLERGLEAELSGHVGYDKGDPDASLFPNSRNGSFPKTVATSVGDVELSIPRDRDGTFTPMLVPKGSRRVGGLDDMIVSLYAGGMTVRDIEHHLVSTIGTEISRETISKITDEVLDEVLAWQQRPLDSFYPVIYLDALQVKIRDGAHVRNKAAHIAVGVDMDGVKHVLGIWVQATEGAKFWAGVCAQLANRGVRDVLIVCCDGLTGFPEAIEATWPDSLVQTCVVHLIRAAMRFVNYKDRKSVAAALKPIYQAADADAAKLALQEFGSSELGRANPHTVRVFSDAWEKFIPFLAFPPMLRRVVYTTNAIESLNYQLRKVTKNRGHFPSDDAAVKLLWLAICDIEDKRARDRQKEKGRKRGEKRKAEGRIVEGQLTTNWKQALAQLAIAYPDRINPYL from the coding sequence ATGATTGACAAGGAAGTACGCGAGTCCCGGCGGCGTTCTCAGCGTGAGGGTGTGGCTGCTTTGGAGGCCACTGGCGCGTTGGATGACTTGTATGCGCGCATCGATGCTGGTGATGTCCAATTTGATGGCCGCGATGGTTTGATTCAGCAGCTGATTAAGGCTGGGTTGGAACGCGGGTTGGAGGCGGAGCTCAGTGGCCATGTCGGCTATGACAAGGGTGATCCCGATGCCAGCTTGTTCCCCAATTCACGTAACGGCTCTTTCCCTAAAACGGTCGCTACCAGCGTCGGCGATGTGGAGCTGTCAATTCCGAGGGACCGGGACGGCACATTCACCCCGATGTTGGTCCCGAAAGGGTCCCGCCGGGTGGGGGGCCTCGATGACATGATCGTGAGCCTGTATGCCGGCGGGATGACGGTGCGGGACATTGAACATCACCTGGTGTCCACGATTGGCACTGAGATCAGCCGGGAAACGATCAGCAAAATCACCGACGAGGTCCTGGACGAGGTGTTGGCCTGGCAGCAACGGCCGTTGGATTCGTTCTACCCAGTGATCTACCTCGACGCCCTGCAAGTGAAGATCCGCGACGGCGCCCACGTCCGGAACAAAGCGGCCCATATCGCGGTCGGCGTCGACATGGACGGGGTGAAACACGTCCTCGGGATTTGGGTCCAAGCCACCGAGGGCGCGAAGTTCTGGGCCGGGGTATGCGCACAACTGGCTAATCGCGGTGTTCGTGATGTCCTCATTGTGTGCTGCGATGGCCTCACCGGTTTCCCCGAGGCCATCGAGGCGACCTGGCCGGATTCGCTGGTCCAAACCTGCGTGGTGCACCTGATTAGGGCCGCAATGCGGTTCGTTAACTACAAAGACCGCAAAAGCGTCGCTGCCGCTTTGAAACCGATCTACCAAGCCGCCGACGCCGACGCCGCCAAGCTGGCGTTACAGGAATTCGGGTCCTCTGAACTGGGCCGGGCAAATCCGCACACGGTTCGGGTGTTCAGCGATGCGTGGGAAAAGTTCATTCCATTCCTTGCGTTCCCGCCGATGCTGCGTCGCGTCGTTTACACCACCAACGCCATCGAGTCATTGAACTATCAACTGCGGAAAGTGACTAAGAACCGTGGCCATTTCCCCTCCGATGACGCCGCCGTGAAACTGCTCTGGCTAGCGATCTGCGACATCGAAGACAAACGGGCCCGCGACCGCCAAAAGGAGAAGGGACGAAAGAGAGGAGAGAAACGCAAAGCTGAAGGACGCATCGTCGAAGGACAACTAACCACCAACTGGAAACAGGCACTGGCCCAACTCGCCATCGCCTACCCCGACCGCATCAACCCCTACCTATAA
- a CDS encoding RNA polymerase sigma factor: MEKGLVNGGSLVDVRGGDPVVVFAGLFDAYAEGVHRYLFRRVGAVADDLLSETFAAAIAGRAGYDPDLADPRAWLFGIASNLLRRHWRQEQRELSAFARVAFFERELGPDLGDEAVSRVEADRRCRELAGSLLDLSEGDRDVLLLTAWAGLDSNQVAAALDIPVGTVRSRMHRVRRQLRSGHHFEKSQTSVGEKS; encoded by the coding sequence GTGGAAAAGGGATTAGTGAATGGCGGTTCGCTGGTGGATGTGAGGGGCGGCGACCCGGTGGTGGTTTTTGCTGGCTTGTTCGATGCGTACGCGGAGGGGGTGCATCGATACTTATTTAGGCGGGTGGGTGCTGTTGCTGATGATTTGCTGTCTGAAACTTTTGCCGCTGCGATCGCTGGTCGTGCTGGTTATGACCCTGATTTGGCTGATCCACGGGCCTGGCTGTTCGGAATCGCATCGAACTTGTTGCGTAGGCATTGGCGCCAGGAGCAGCGCGAGTTGTCAGCGTTCGCCAGGGTCGCCTTCTTTGAGCGCGAGTTAGGTCCAGACCTGGGAGATGAGGCCGTTTCGCGGGTGGAGGCGGATCGACGTTGTCGTGAGCTGGCGGGGTCGTTGCTTGACCTTTCAGAAGGTGACCGGGATGTGTTGTTGCTGACCGCTTGGGCCGGTTTGGACAGCAACCAGGTAGCTGCAGCGCTGGATATTCCAGTGGGCACTGTTCGATCCAGGATGCATCGGGTACGGCGGCAACTCCGATCCGGGCATCACTTTGAAAAGTCACAAACATCAGTAGGGGAGAAGTCATGA
- a CDS encoding DUF6518 family protein produces MAIAILVGVFGAISYYSTVLRPLAHTLQLWTLMVALVSARQSFRAGAIRGAVALTLSVVAFYVSKVVVYHLLYPGTNDDFSLLEVLMWCSVGVVGGFFLGAAGSRLGSGGWLAATAGTLFICLQIVDGVHRLDEYSDQLPIIFAAAAAVLLVALNCRTWKQLSQTLITAAPMALLAILILGVSDQLTK; encoded by the coding sequence ATGGCGATTGCAATTCTGGTTGGAGTGTTCGGGGCTATCAGCTATTACTCAACGGTGTTGCGGCCGCTTGCCCACACTCTCCAGCTGTGGACCTTGATGGTGGCACTGGTTTCGGCACGCCAATCTTTCAGGGCCGGTGCGATACGAGGCGCAGTGGCACTAACGCTGAGCGTTGTAGCGTTCTACGTGAGCAAAGTCGTAGTTTATCACCTGCTCTATCCCGGCACCAATGACGATTTCAGCCTGCTGGAAGTGTTGATGTGGTGCAGTGTCGGCGTAGTCGGAGGATTCTTCCTCGGCGCCGCCGGATCGCGTTTGGGCAGCGGTGGATGGCTGGCGGCGACGGCGGGGACACTCTTCATCTGCCTGCAAATAGTGGATGGTGTGCATCGACTCGACGAGTACTCCGATCAACTACCAATCATATTCGCCGCCGCCGCCGCGGTCCTTCTCGTTGCTCTCAACTGCCGAACCTGGAAGCAGTTGTCACAGACTCTGATCACCGCCGCCCCAATGGCACTCCTAGCGATTCTCATACTTGGCGTGTCAGACCAACTAACCAAATAA
- a CDS encoding MerR family transcriptional regulator, which translates to MLRIGELAKIAGVSTRAIRHYHSVGVLPEPARRSNGYREYGSKDLLSLVRLVRLAQLGLTLDQIRDALDEQTGHEIRNIFIEIVTDLDAQINELTRRRRSIAEVLSRDVDLVSSPAMASLLDRLRGVVGDQDLVRREQELLEVAEATMPVERFAELAEKYAVLLADPQVIATSRDLAARFERLIDQGPEHPEVLEVAELIASQGAAFTPSNTADGGENTAGWELFLQSLTMAQQHAVTAAAGKWS; encoded by the coding sequence ATGTTGCGCATCGGGGAGTTGGCTAAGATCGCGGGCGTTTCTACGAGGGCGATCAGGCACTACCACTCTGTCGGGGTACTACCGGAACCGGCCCGACGCTCGAACGGCTACCGCGAATACGGCTCTAAGGACCTGCTGTCGCTCGTCCGATTGGTTCGTCTCGCCCAGCTTGGGCTGACGCTCGACCAGATCCGCGACGCGCTCGACGAACAGACCGGGCATGAGATACGCAATATCTTCATCGAGATCGTGACTGATCTCGACGCGCAAATCAACGAGTTGACGCGACGACGGCGGTCTATCGCCGAGGTCCTGAGCAGGGATGTTGACTTGGTGTCGTCACCAGCCATGGCCAGCTTGCTGGATCGTTTGCGTGGGGTCGTCGGCGATCAGGACCTGGTTCGCAGGGAGCAGGAGCTTTTGGAAGTGGCTGAAGCCACGATGCCCGTCGAGCGGTTCGCTGAACTCGCCGAAAAGTATGCCGTCCTTCTTGCCGACCCGCAGGTTATCGCCACGTCCAGGGACTTGGCCGCCCGGTTCGAGCGTTTGATCGACCAGGGCCCGGAACACCCAGAGGTCCTGGAAGTCGCCGAGCTCATAGCCAGCCAAGGCGCAGCGTTCACTCCCTCCAACACCGCTGACGGCGGCGAAAACACGGCTGGATGGGAGCTTTTCCTGCAATCACTGACCATGGCCCAACAGCATGCGGTGACCGCCGCAGCTGGGAAATGGTCGTGA
- a CDS encoding DUF2716 domain-containing protein: MVREPGYLFRPAVQALGWQLEWKYPVYPDGDYFACLTPDLTQGIRSAPSRASRDIVFGVQ, translated from the coding sequence ATGGTGAGGGAACCTGGTTACCTATTCCGCCCGGCCGTTCAGGCCCTTGGCTGGCAGCTGGAATGGAAGTACCCCGTCTATCCCGATGGGGACTACTTCGCGTGCTTGACACCGGATCTCACCCAAGGCATCCGGTCGGCGCCCTCCCGGGCTTCCAGAGACATCGTCTTCGGCGTTCAGTAG
- a CDS encoding alginate lyase family protein, whose amino-acid sequence MKSNTLASDAQMAYADGLCYLVTGDPRYATHAQLIIDAWAKTLGSVPTLQGKDAVNFDMPYMIHAASWVRAVNGWNDAPFTSFLQSVVLPNAETSNPNNHGMWAVLMVASAATFTADSSQLMSAENRWGQILQGEVTADGSMPQEAERSDTSDYRGGPDTGIKGIDYTHYTLLPASMTAKLLADAGYPVWATPGGKLLQEAFAKAAEWTLKPQTFPYYTGETSKLIGVDNASYFPLLLKYYPNPDATQVVASGTITADGFQLTKLFAN is encoded by the coding sequence GTGAAATCCAACACTCTTGCCTCGGACGCGCAGATGGCCTACGCAGATGGGCTCTGCTATCTGGTCACGGGTGACCCTAGGTACGCCACGCACGCCCAGTTGATCATCGATGCGTGGGCCAAGACGCTGGGGAGTGTGCCGACCCTGCAAGGCAAGGACGCGGTCAACTTCGACATGCCGTACATGATCCACGCCGCGTCCTGGGTACGCGCGGTCAACGGCTGGAACGATGCTCCGTTCACGTCGTTCCTGCAGTCGGTGGTGCTGCCCAACGCCGAGACCAGCAACCCAAACAACCACGGGATGTGGGCGGTGCTGATGGTGGCCAGCGCCGCGACGTTCACCGCTGACAGCAGCCAACTGATGTCAGCGGAGAACCGGTGGGGTCAGATCCTGCAGGGTGAGGTCACGGCCGATGGGTCGATGCCACAGGAGGCCGAGCGTAGCGACACCAGTGACTACCGGGGTGGCCCGGACACGGGCATCAAGGGCATCGACTACACCCATTACACGCTGCTGCCGGCGAGCATGACGGCGAAGCTGCTCGCCGACGCAGGATACCCCGTGTGGGCCACCCCCGGCGGGAAGCTACTGCAGGAAGCGTTCGCGAAGGCAGCCGAGTGGACTCTGAAACCCCAGACGTTCCCCTACTACACGGGAGAGACATCCAAGCTGATCGGCGTTGACAACGCCTCGTACTTCCCGCTGCTGCTGAAGTACTACCCGAACCCCGACGCCACCCAGGTCGTAGCTAGCGGCACGATCACCGCCGACGGGTTCCAGCTAACCAAGCTGTTCGCGAACTGA
- a CDS encoding DUF4279 domain-containing protein produces MRTRVTYQIFGDQTSLAADRVSRAHGIAPTKSRESGEPTTTRQTARSSSWSLPTGEPEDDVELSTQLETLLGILESRSNELWELSALGYRARWWCYAGSYAAEHAVEVSRALMGRLLAVPEERMLDFYNDEPKG; encoded by the coding sequence ATGCGGACGAGAGTAACTTATCAAATCTTCGGCGATCAAACGTCTCTCGCCGCTGATCGGGTGAGCAGAGCTCATGGGATAGCTCCGACTAAGAGCCGCGAGTCGGGTGAGCCGACTACCACCAGGCAAACTGCCCGCAGTTCGAGTTGGTCTCTGCCCACGGGGGAGCCCGAGGACGACGTCGAACTGTCAACTCAGCTAGAAACGCTGCTGGGCATTCTTGAGTCGCGTTCGAATGAGCTGTGGGAGCTCTCAGCCCTGGGGTACAGGGCTCGGTGGTGGTGTTACGCCGGTTCATACGCCGCTGAGCACGCTGTCGAGGTCAGCCGCGCTCTGATGGGCCGACTCCTAGCTGTTCCCGAAGAACGGATGCTTGATTTCTACAACGACGAGCCAAAAGGTTGA
- a CDS encoding FUSC family protein — protein sequence MTRARIVRSLAEAVVTMLAALATLFCASAIDPQPGSAVLAVVLCMSLSRTHLDRDLRGRLESFFVLPPVGLAAFGVSFLLAHTRWLGAAAFIIGMFVSIWVRRFGATASRVGSLIGLPFVAILVTPRVPTPSPTAVPELLIPLIIAVLALVWVTVFHQIGRWTRILPPSPQAKPEVPAASAPEQSSLRPVASTRMALQMAAALIASFVLGYLLFPERWAWIVLTAFIVGTGNRGRLDVAYKSVLRIGGAAAGTTIALLFAVHLGKHDAATVALILVAVFFGIWFRPLSYAWWALFVTLALALLQGYAGTSATLILLPRLEEIVIGAALAVASAWLVFPVRSRAVLRRRLADALAALSRALELAPTSRTAAEFVDAVALVEQVAPAFRALRRVSRTKVRPADWADALADATTPALALIDRGDARDATRRAVGDARRSLREPSDLTKSLRVMTDQLREDAQS from the coding sequence GTGACCCGCGCGCGCATCGTCCGTTCACTCGCAGAAGCAGTGGTGACGATGCTCGCCGCTCTCGCGACTTTGTTCTGCGCGAGCGCGATCGATCCGCAACCTGGGTCCGCTGTACTGGCTGTGGTGCTGTGCATGTCGCTTTCGCGCACTCACTTAGACCGCGACCTGCGGGGACGCCTCGAGTCATTCTTCGTGCTGCCGCCGGTCGGTCTGGCCGCGTTTGGCGTCAGTTTCCTACTCGCCCACACGCGATGGCTCGGCGCTGCTGCCTTCATCATCGGGATGTTCGTCTCGATTTGGGTCCGGCGTTTTGGGGCAACCGCCAGCCGCGTCGGCTCGTTGATCGGCCTACCGTTTGTCGCGATCCTGGTGACACCGCGGGTCCCGACTCCCAGTCCCACTGCGGTACCGGAACTCCTAATACCGCTGATCATCGCTGTGCTCGCGCTGGTGTGGGTGACGGTGTTTCATCAGATCGGGCGGTGGACGCGGATCCTGCCGCCTTCGCCGCAGGCGAAGCCCGAAGTACCCGCCGCATCAGCACCTGAGCAGAGTTCGCTCAGGCCCGTCGCCAGCACGCGGATGGCGCTGCAAATGGCTGCCGCGCTGATCGCCTCGTTCGTGCTCGGATATCTCCTCTTCCCGGAGCGGTGGGCATGGATAGTTCTCACCGCCTTCATCGTTGGCACCGGCAACCGAGGCAGGCTAGATGTTGCGTACAAGAGCGTGCTCCGCATCGGCGGTGCTGCTGCGGGCACAACCATCGCGCTGCTCTTCGCCGTCCACCTGGGCAAACACGACGCGGCCACTGTCGCGCTGATCCTGGTAGCCGTCTTTTTCGGAATCTGGTTCCGCCCGCTCAGCTATGCCTGGTGGGCGCTGTTTGTGACGCTCGCGCTCGCACTCCTACAGGGGTATGCAGGGACTTCGGCCACGCTCATCTTGCTACCGCGCCTGGAAGAAATCGTGATCGGTGCGGCGCTCGCTGTTGCCTCCGCGTGGCTCGTATTTCCTGTCCGGTCGCGCGCGGTGCTGCGCAGGCGCCTCGCGGATGCTCTCGCCGCCCTCTCCCGCGCGCTCGAGCTGGCGCCTACCTCTCGAACCGCAGCGGAATTCGTGGACGCCGTCGCGCTGGTGGAGCAGGTAGCTCCGGCATTTCGGGCGCTCCGTCGTGTCTCGCGAACGAAGGTCCGACCTGCGGACTGGGCTGACGCGCTCGCCGACGCCACCACGCCTGCGCTTGCGCTCATCGACCGCGGCGATGCGCGGGATGCCACTCGGCGAGCGGTCGGTGACGCTCGCCGGTCGCTGCGAGAGCCTTCCGATCTCACGAAGTCGCTTCGCGTCATGACGGACCAGCTGCGCGAGGACGCTCAGAGCTGA